Proteins encoded by one window of Sulfurimonas crateris:
- a CDS encoding ATP-binding protein, producing the protein MFIKRNIEPYILELLESFKIVTIAGPRQSGKTTLSKKIAKELGFKYYTMDDETILKAAQDDPLTFAKQLAKTPSVIDEVQMAIELVKALKMVVDEENKNGMFLLTGSADLFKMSAIKESLAGRMVSVDLFPFSQYELQKKRENFIDILFGNAVADINFKAISVEEQVEIITKGGFASVYNKPQRVSHTWFESYITARIEKDLSLIKRVSQENKSEIFKLLSLLAHNNANLLKYNSLASHLAIKDMTVKSDIEILEALYIVKRVNPYFTNRGKREVKTPKIHFIDTGLASHLLGIDKEALILKEREHLGNLVENFVYTELLKHTTYAKKTTKIYHYRDADYEVDFVLEQSNTNIIAIEVKASTSIKSSELRGLVKLAQNSGDNFKGGFIFYMGEHIIPMQKDGYKFLALPMSVLLN; encoded by the coding sequence ATGTTTATAAAGAGAAATATAGAGCCCTATATTTTAGAGTTATTAGAATCTTTTAAAATTGTAACCATCGCAGGACCTCGGCAATCAGGCAAAACAACTCTCAGTAAAAAGATAGCAAAAGAGCTTGGGTTCAAATACTATACTATGGACGATGAAACAATTTTAAAAGCTGCACAAGACGATCCGCTAACATTTGCCAAACAACTAGCAAAAACACCCTCCGTAATAGATGAAGTGCAGATGGCAATAGAGCTTGTAAAAGCTCTAAAGATGGTTGTAGACGAAGAGAATAAAAACGGTATGTTTCTCTTAACTGGAAGTGCAGATCTTTTTAAAATGAGTGCCATAAAGGAATCTCTGGCGGGGAGAATGGTAAGCGTCGACCTTTTCCCTTTTTCTCAATATGAGCTACAAAAAAAGAGAGAGAACTTTATAGATATTCTCTTTGGTAATGCAGTAGCAGATATCAACTTTAAAGCCATTAGTGTCGAAGAACAGGTTGAGATCATAACAAAAGGCGGTTTTGCCAGTGTGTATAATAAGCCTCAAAGAGTATCTCATACATGGTTTGAGAGCTACATTACAGCTCGTATTGAAAAAGATTTAAGCCTTATAAAGCGAGTGAGCCAAGAAAACAAATCTGAAATATTTAAGCTGCTTTCGCTTTTAGCTCACAACAACGCAAATTTGCTGAAGTACAACTCGCTTGCATCACATCTAGCTATTAAAGATATGACGGTAAAGTCGGATATAGAGATTCTTGAAGCTCTCTACATAGTAAAAAGAGTAAATCCATACTTTACAAATAGAGGCAAAAGAGAAGTAAAAACTCCTAAAATTCACTTTATCGACACGGGTTTAGCTTCTCACCTGCTTGGTATAGATAAAGAAGCGCTTATACTAAAAGAGCGAGAACATTTAGGAAATCTTGTAGAGAACTTTGTATATACTGAGCTGTTAAAGCATACGACCTATGCCAAAAAGACGACGAAAATATATCACTACAGAGATGCAGATTATGAAGTAGATTTTGTTTTGGAGCAAAGCAATACAAACATCATCGCCATTGAGGTAAAAGCATCTACAAGTATAAAGAGTTCAGAACTAAGAGGACTTGTAAAGCTTGCCCAGAATAGTGGTGATAATTTTAAAGGCGGATTTATTTTTTATATGGGTGAGCATATTATACCGATGCAAAAAGATGGGTACAAATTTTTAGCGCTGCCTATGTCTGTTTTGTTAAATTAG
- a CDS encoding inositol monophosphatase family protein, with translation MIREKLINIVMECRELFLQGYHADKNVQYKGTVDLVTEYDVAIEKRLSKSLQEAFPDFEIIGEESTKEITYPKKAIYIDPIDGTTNFIHSLPFCAISVGVWEEGRAVAGVVYNPVLDECFSAERGGGAYLNDKRIFVSKQHDFQQSLIVTGFPYTKVTKGEDYEWVLRTMANMLPITRDIRRTGSAAIDLCYVACGKFEAYYECNLKPWDVAAGVLIVEEAHGKVSNEKGEEYALGEHIILSSNALVHNELLKNINIG, from the coding sequence ATGATTAGAGAAAAACTTATAAACATCGTTATGGAGTGTCGCGAGCTTTTTTTACAAGGTTATCACGCAGATAAAAATGTGCAGTACAAAGGCACTGTTGATCTTGTGACCGAGTATGACGTAGCTATAGAGAAGCGTTTGAGCAAAAGTTTGCAAGAGGCATTTCCTGACTTTGAGATAATCGGAGAAGAGAGCACAAAAGAGATCACGTATCCTAAAAAAGCGATATACATTGACCCGATTGACGGCACTACGAACTTCATTCACTCCTTGCCTTTTTGTGCTATTTCCGTCGGTGTCTGGGAAGAGGGCAGAGCTGTTGCGGGAGTTGTTTATAACCCTGTTTTAGATGAGTGTTTCAGCGCGGAGCGCGGCGGCGGTGCATACTTGAACGATAAGCGGATCTTTGTCTCAAAACAGCATGATTTTCAGCAGTCGCTGATTGTCACGGGATTTCCTTATACTAAAGTTACAAAGGGAGAAGATTACGAGTGGGTGCTTCGTACGATGGCAAATATGCTCCCCATAACAAGAGATATACGCAGAACCGGCTCTGCGGCAATAGACTTGTGCTATGTTGCATGCGGAAAGTTCGAGGCGTACTATGAATGCAATCTGAAACCGTGGGATGTGGCGGCAGGTGTGTTGATAGTAGAAGAGGCGCACGGAAAAGTGTCAAACGAAAAAGGTGAAGAGTATGCTCTTGGCGAGCATATTATCTTAAGCTCTAACGCCCTTGTTCATAACGAACTGCTGAAAAATATTAATATTGGGTAG
- a CDS encoding response regulator transcription factor, whose protein sequence is MLNSKELLTHTKGLSILFAEDHDDLRDNTREILKTFFSQAHSATNGEEAIRKYKEFYLKESKYYDIILSDIQMPRVNGVELVESIYNINPDQIVIIVSAYDDTKYLLPLINLGIEQFIKKPIDYQDLLKVLLNASKKLNAANTKEVVNKHPSIVKLNGSCTFNKDTNILLVNGEMVTLTKYEIIFLQLLSDKIGMIHSNEDITSHYSDLNENLDIVNIRKLVSKLRKKLPENSIESIYAVGYRMVPTQY, encoded by the coding sequence ATGCTAAATTCTAAAGAGTTATTAACACATACAAAGGGTTTGTCTATCCTCTTCGCTGAGGATCATGATGATTTGAGAGACAATACGAGAGAGATTTTAAAGACATTTTTCAGTCAGGCGCACAGCGCAACAAATGGTGAAGAAGCCATCAGAAAGTACAAAGAGTTCTATCTAAAAGAGTCTAAGTACTATGACATCATTCTCTCAGACATTCAGATGCCGCGTGTTAACGGTGTTGAACTTGTAGAGAGTATCTACAACATCAATCCAGATCAGATAGTGATAATAGTATCTGCTTATGACGATACTAAATATCTGCTCCCTTTAATCAATCTCGGCATAGAGCAGTTCATCAAAAAACCTATAGACTACCAAGATCTGTTGAAGGTCCTTTTAAACGCGTCTAAAAAGTTAAACGCAGCAAACACAAAAGAGGTTGTGAACAAACACCCATCAATCGTAAAGCTAAATGGCTCATGTACTTTCAACAAAGATACAAACATACTTCTTGTAAACGGGGAAATGGTAACATTGACAAAGTACGAGATCATATTTTTGCAGCTTCTTAGCGATAAGATAGGTATGATACACTCAAACGAAGATATAACAAGTCACTACAGTGATCTTAATGAAAACCTGGATATTGTAAACATAAGAAAGCTTGTATCAAAGCTTAGGAAGAAACTTCCTGAAAACTCTATTGAGAGCATATACGCGGTTGGTTACAGAATGGTGCCTACCCAATATTAA
- the thiS gene encoding sulfur carrier protein ThiS, giving the protein MKLIINGDTKEFGQNVTLKRVIEELNLDGKVMAAAVNMEIVKQNEWDSRVLKDMDKLELLDFVGGG; this is encoded by the coding sequence ATGAAACTTATAATTAACGGTGACACAAAAGAGTTCGGCCAAAACGTAACTTTAAAGAGAGTTATTGAAGAGCTGAATCTAGACGGTAAGGTTATGGCTGCAGCCGTAAATATGGAGATAGTGAAGCAAAATGAGTGGGATAGCCGCGTTTTAAAAGATATGGATAAGCTGGAGTTGCTAGACTTTGTCGGTGGGGGCTGA
- the acpS gene encoding holo-ACP synthase, which yields MIGIDLIKTSRMRELMERFNNKALKRFLCEEEIGLVKNYKTASGFWAAKEACSKALGVGIGSECGFHDMIIYKTKNGAPSLKLSEKLLKNFNINDVSLSITHDGEYAIAVVAIESAPTDKV from the coding sequence ATGATAGGCATAGACCTCATAAAAACATCTCGCATGAGAGAGTTGATGGAGCGTTTTAACAATAAGGCTCTAAAGAGGTTTCTCTGCGAAGAAGAGATCGGACTTGTAAAGAACTACAAGACCGCATCGGGCTTTTGGGCTGCTAAAGAGGCTTGTTCAAAAGCTCTTGGTGTCGGAATAGGTTCAGAGTGCGGTTTTCACGATATGATTATATACAAAACTAAAAACGGAGCTCCAAGCCTGAAGCTCTCGGAAAAACTTTTAAAGAACTTTAATATAAATGATGTTAGTCTCTCCATAACTCACGACGGGGAGTATGCCATTGCAGTAGTAGCTATAGAATCAGCCCCCACCGACAAAGTCTAG
- the fliL gene encoding flagellar basal body-associated protein FliL: MADEESREDSREEKKKSNKLLMIIIIAVLVLIIIGGAIVTVLLLSDDDKSQNVQQAAPQVQQQNTSYRAVRDSDEGVSRKLSEIGILYPLDTFTVNLKSDAGRRYLKATISLELDGKQLSIELDNKSPVIRDRIIRILTSKTLEEISSKKGKQKVSEQIVDTLNSMITDGSVKSVYFTEFVIQ, from the coding sequence ATGGCTGATGAAGAGAGCAGAGAAGATAGCAGAGAGGAAAAGAAGAAGTCCAATAAACTGTTAATGATAATAATCATTGCTGTTTTGGTGCTTATTATTATCGGCGGTGCAATAGTAACCGTTCTTTTGTTAAGTGATGACGATAAATCACAAAATGTACAACAAGCCGCTCCTCAAGTTCAGCAGCAAAACACTTCATACAGAGCAGTTAGAGACTCTGATGAAGGGGTTTCTAGAAAACTAAGCGAGATCGGCATCTTGTATCCGCTTGATACTTTTACCGTAAACCTAAAGAGCGATGCAGGCCGCCGCTACTTAAAAGCTACTATTTCACTAGAGCTTGATGGAAAACAGCTGAGCATTGAGCTTGATAACAAGTCTCCAGTTATTAGAGACAGAATTATCAGAATCTTAACATCCAAGACACTAGAAGAGATATCTTCTAAAAAAGGGAAGCAGAAGGTCTCCGAGCAAATCGTAGACACACTAAACTCGATGATAACAGACGGAAGCGTAAAAAGCGTATATTTTACAGAGTTCGTCATACAGTAG
- the radA gene encoding DNA repair protein RadA, whose amino-acid sequence MSKKKILFECQHCGLTTPRWMGKCTNCGAWDSFIELNEHQQEVAKQTKSASGSSAKAQSINEIKEEEIYRFSSKNAELDMVLGGGVVPGSLTLIGGSPGVGKSTLLLKVGGDIASSGKNVLYVTGEESAGQIKLRANRLSANHDSLYLLSEIRLEQVLVELEHRDYDFLIIDSIQTLYSENISSAPGSVTQVRQITFELMRIAKDKNIAIFIIGHITKEGSIAGPRVLEHMVDTVLYFEGDSSQELRILRGFKNRFGPTSEIGVFEMRGDGLVSATDVASRFFNRNSEQAGSALTVIMEGSRPIILEVQALVSESHTANSKRQATGFDTNRLNMLLALLERKLEIPLSGYDVFINITGGIKISETSADLAILAAIISSFRNRAISKQTVFIGEVSLVGDVRDVYGMDVRLREASMQNISKALVSKKPLEKSNIKTFVVDEVTKLLEWY is encoded by the coding sequence ATGTCCAAAAAAAAGATTCTCTTTGAGTGCCAGCACTGCGGACTTACAACTCCAAGATGGATGGGCAAATGCACGAACTGCGGAGCTTGGGACTCATTTATAGAACTTAATGAACATCAGCAAGAGGTCGCAAAACAGACAAAATCAGCTTCCGGCTCATCTGCAAAAGCGCAAAGTATCAATGAGATAAAAGAGGAGGAGATATACAGGTTCAGCTCTAAAAATGCAGAGCTTGACATGGTTCTGGGAGGAGGCGTTGTTCCCGGTTCTCTCACACTTATCGGAGGAAGTCCAGGTGTCGGAAAATCAACTCTACTTCTAAAAGTGGGCGGAGATATAGCTTCAAGCGGGAAGAATGTGCTTTACGTAACAGGAGAGGAGTCTGCAGGACAGATAAAACTTCGTGCGAACAGGCTCAGCGCAAATCATGACTCGCTCTATCTTCTAAGCGAGATAAGACTTGAGCAGGTACTAGTCGAGCTTGAGCATAGAGATTATGACTTTTTGATAATCGACTCCATTCAGACGCTCTACTCTGAAAATATATCATCAGCTCCCGGCTCTGTCACTCAGGTAAGACAAATAACTTTTGAGCTGATGCGCATTGCAAAAGATAAAAATATAGCGATCTTTATCATAGGGCATATAACAAAAGAGGGATCGATCGCAGGACCGAGAGTTTTAGAACATATGGTAGATACGGTTCTCTATTTTGAGGGCGACTCGTCGCAAGAGCTGAGAATCCTTAGGGGGTTCAAAAACCGTTTCGGACCGACAAGCGAAATAGGAGTCTTTGAGATGCGCGGTGACGGACTTGTTTCTGCCACAGACGTGGCATCACGTTTTTTTAACCGTAACTCAGAGCAGGCAGGCTCTGCTTTGACGGTCATCATGGAAGGATCACGCCCTATCATACTTGAAGTTCAGGCACTTGTCTCAGAGTCTCATACGGCAAACTCAAAAAGACAGGCAACAGGTTTTGATACAAATAGACTCAATATGCTACTAGCACTCTTAGAGAGAAAACTCGAAATCCCTCTCTCTGGTTATGACGTATTTATAAATATCACGGGCGGCATAAAGATAAGCGAGACTTCGGCTGATTTGGCAATTTTGGCGGCGATCATCAGCAGTTTTAGAAACCGCGCCATCTCAAAACAGACCGTTTTCATTGGTGAGGTCTCTCTTGTAGGAGATGTCAGAGATGTCTACGGAATGGATGTTAGACTAAGAGAAGCAAGTATGCAAAATATCTCAAAAGCGCTGGTCTCCAAAAAACCACTTGAGAAGTCAAATATTAAAACATTTGTTGTCGATGAAGTTACAAAACTGCTTGAGTGGTACTGA
- the ftsY gene encoding signal recognition particle-docking protein FtsY, with the protein MFGFIKKSLSKTADALKSVVPKKKVSFSKDELEDILLEADIEYELVEIILREIYQDKVTRDILRSKLLATLAYTSYEEPKFTPPFVELIVGVNGAGKTTTISKLAARYKSEGKKVILGAGDTFRAAAIEQLTLWAKKLDIPIIASKQGHDSSAVAYDTIDSAKSRELDNVIIDTAGRLHTQTNLANELKKIARICDKAHSGAPHRTVLIIDGTQGNSAIAQAKAFNEMIGIDGIIITKLDGTAKGGSIFSIAYALELPILYVGTGEQPENLTPFDKYEFVDGLLDAIFVEEES; encoded by the coding sequence ATGTTCGGCTTTATAAAAAAATCTCTCTCTAAAACTGCAGATGCATTAAAATCCGTAGTTCCAAAGAAGAAAGTATCCTTTAGCAAAGATGAGCTTGAGGATATTTTACTCGAAGCAGATATCGAGTATGAACTTGTAGAGATAATACTTCGCGAGATATATCAAGATAAAGTCACACGCGACATTCTGCGCTCAAAACTGCTTGCTACCCTAGCCTACACATCTTACGAGGAGCCAAAGTTCACTCCTCCTTTTGTCGAGCTGATAGTCGGTGTAAACGGTGCGGGAAAAACGACCACAATCTCTAAACTTGCGGCTCGCTATAAGAGTGAGGGCAAAAAAGTGATCCTCGGAGCGGGAGATACTTTTAGAGCCGCTGCAATAGAGCAGCTTACTCTCTGGGCAAAAAAACTAGACATTCCTATCATCGCCTCAAAACAAGGACATGACAGCTCTGCGGTTGCTTACGACACGATAGACTCTGCAAAATCAAGAGAGCTTGACAACGTCATCATAGATACTGCTGGAAGACTTCACACCCAGACAAATCTTGCAAACGAACTCAAAAAAATAGCTAGGATATGTGACAAAGCACACAGCGGCGCACCTCACAGAACTGTTCTTATCATCGACGGCACGCAAGGCAACTCAGCGATAGCTCAAGCAAAAGCTTTTAACGAGATGATAGGGATTGACGGCATAATAATTACTAAGCTTGACGGAACCGCAAAAGGCGGAAGCATCTTCAGCATCGCTTACGCGCTCGAGCTCCCTATACTATACGTTGGAACAGGCGAGCAGCCCGAAAATCTTACTCCGTTTGACAAGTATGAGTTCGTAGACGGACTCTTAGATGCTATCTTCGTTGAAGAAGAGAGTTAA
- a CDS encoding TlpA disulfide reductase family protein yields the protein MFKKYILVISVISAAILFQGCSGNEDKKSSANEMIAAKEYVLTGLDKKQYIVKKDGKGFRLDGAESKIVIFDIFATWCPPCRAAASHLSSLQEKYKDDLIIIGITIEDNIADAKLQEFAQTYGAKYLLVNSDQNRRLVNELVLELELGERFPIPTMAMYKDAKLINYYVGATEEEFIDSDIRNALGN from the coding sequence ATGTTTAAAAAATATATTTTAGTTATTTCAGTTATTTCAGCAGCAATACTTTTTCAAGGCTGTTCAGGCAACGAAGATAAAAAAAGCAGTGCAAATGAGATGATAGCGGCAAAAGAGTATGTTCTAACCGGTCTGGATAAAAAACAGTACATCGTTAAAAAAGATGGAAAAGGCTTTAGGCTCGATGGAGCTGAAAGCAAAATAGTCATATTTGATATATTTGCAACCTGGTGTCCTCCATGCCGTGCTGCCGCTTCTCACCTAAGTTCACTTCAGGAAAAATACAAAGATGATCTGATTATTATAGGCATAACTATTGAGGATAATATTGCAGATGCAAAACTTCAAGAGTTTGCACAGACCTACGGAGCTAAGTATCTTTTGGTCAATTCCGATCAAAACCGCCGTCTTGTAAACGAACTTGTGCTGGAGCTGGAGCTTGGAGAGAGATTCCCAATCCCTACGATGGCGATGTATAAAGATGCAAAACTTATCAACTACTATGTCGGTGCGACGGAGGAAGAGTTTATTGACAGCGACATAAGAAATGCTTTAGGCAACTAA
- a CDS encoding 5-formyltetrahydrofolate cyclo-ligase has product MPLTKAIFRRNCLEKIKSSPFHNRFYKNAKIDAKLLKELGRFKNLKNLKILFYTSLPFEANTAKSIEKLRKKCDIFVPFMEGESFKMVPFRLPLKKKKFGIYEAGKSLRDIKKVDIAIVPVVGVDGNLQRVGFGKGMYDRFFAKLKKRPYTIFIQSEFCYTKELICDEYDITCDLIITPNITVQNKNMAINRK; this is encoded by the coding sequence ATGCCTCTTACAAAAGCAATTTTTAGACGAAATTGTCTAGAAAAAATTAAAAGCTCTCCTTTTCACAACAGATTTTATAAAAATGCAAAAATAGATGCAAAGTTGCTTAAAGAGCTCGGCAGGTTTAAAAATTTAAAAAATTTAAAGATACTTTTTTATACTTCTCTTCCCTTTGAGGCGAACACAGCTAAATCAATTGAAAAATTGAGAAAAAAATGTGATATTTTTGTTCCATTTATGGAAGGCGAAAGTTTTAAGATGGTACCATTTAGATTACCGCTGAAGAAAAAAAAGTTTGGTATTTATGAAGCGGGAAAAAGTTTAAGAGATATTAAAAAAGTTGATATAGCCATAGTGCCCGTTGTTGGCGTAGATGGAAATTTACAAAGAGTTGGTTTTGGAAAAGGGATGTATGATCGTTTCTTTGCAAAGTTAAAAAAGAGACCGTACACAATTTTTATACAATCAGAATTTTGTTACACAAAAGAGTTGATCTGTGATGAGTACGACATCACATGTGATTTAATCATCACGCCAAATATTACCGTGCAAAATAAAAATATGGCTATAAATAGGAAATAA
- the rny gene encoding ribonuclease Y — protein sequence MLNEILIGGSIASVSGLIGFFISKKITNANFDIYVEKAKAQAGAIENEAQMLLYKANIKSQEIELEATKLYESAKEKAKADLYQREEDIVKKEQNFKRYKHNEERRLQDEVAILKSKQVDLKRNEKSLNSLKKRYEEKIDEALNAIEHCAGMTKDEAKAVLLEKVEEKSRAEIAHIVRRYENEAKTEAKKRANYILAQATSRYAGEFAAERLTNIVHLSDDELKGRIIGKEGRNIKTLETLLGVDIIIDDTPNAIMLSSFNLYRRAIATKTIELLIEDGRIQPARIEEIFTKVCDDFESEILNEGEEILAELDIGVMHPELVKLIGKLRYRASYGQNALAHTLEVAHLAGIMTAEMGGDVKLAKRAGLLHDIGKALTHDNDGNHVDLGVAICNRYSEHSVVINAIYAHHGYEEINSIECGAVCAADALSAARPGARREVLESFLKRVTEIEEIASEHTGVKQAYAINAGREVRVIVNASLVNDDESVLMAKEIAKEIEEKVQYPGEIKVNVIRESRAVEFAK from the coding sequence ATGTTAAATGAGATACTAATTGGAGGTTCAATCGCCTCTGTTAGTGGGCTTATTGGATTTTTCATCTCTAAAAAAATTACTAATGCTAATTTTGACATATATGTCGAAAAAGCTAAAGCTCAAGCAGGCGCGATCGAGAATGAGGCGCAGATGCTTTTATACAAAGCCAATATAAAATCTCAAGAGATAGAGCTCGAAGCTACAAAGCTTTATGAGAGTGCCAAAGAGAAGGCAAAAGCCGACCTCTATCAAAGAGAAGAGGATATTGTAAAAAAAGAGCAGAATTTTAAACGCTACAAACATAACGAAGAGAGAAGACTTCAGGATGAAGTGGCTATTTTAAAATCTAAGCAAGTTGATTTAAAAAGAAATGAAAAATCTCTAAACTCACTAAAAAAAAGATACGAAGAGAAGATAGACGAGGCGCTAAATGCCATAGAGCATTGTGCAGGAATGACAAAAGATGAAGCAAAAGCGGTTTTGCTTGAAAAAGTTGAAGAGAAGTCGCGAGCCGAGATAGCCCACATCGTAAGACGTTATGAAAATGAGGCAAAAACCGAGGCTAAGAAAAGAGCAAACTATATATTGGCTCAGGCTACAAGCAGGTATGCCGGCGAGTTTGCCGCAGAGAGACTTACAAATATTGTCCACCTCTCAGATGATGAGCTAAAAGGGCGCATTATAGGAAAAGAGGGCAGAAATATTAAAACCCTTGAGACTCTTTTGGGTGTTGATATTATTATCGATGATACTCCAAACGCGATCATGCTTAGCAGTTTTAATCTCTACAGACGTGCTATTGCTACAAAAACCATAGAACTTCTCATAGAAGATGGGCGTATACAGCCGGCTCGCATAGAGGAGATATTCACTAAAGTTTGCGATGATTTTGAGTCAGAGATCTTAAACGAGGGCGAGGAGATACTGGCAGAGCTAGATATCGGTGTAATGCATCCAGAACTTGTAAAACTGATAGGCAAGCTTCGTTATCGTGCAAGTTACGGACAAAATGCGTTGGCACATACTCTTGAAGTGGCACATCTCGCAGGAATTATGACGGCTGAGATGGGCGGAGACGTAAAACTTGCAAAAAGAGCGGGACTACTGCATGACATAGGAAAGGCTCTTACGCATGACAATGACGGAAATCATGTCGATCTTGGAGTTGCTATCTGTAACCGCTACAGCGAGCACAGTGTAGTTATAAATGCTATTTATGCTCATCACGGCTATGAAGAGATAAACTCCATAGAGTGCGGTGCGGTCTGTGCAGCTGATGCCCTATCGGCAGCAAGACCCGGCGCTAGAAGAGAGGTTTTAGAGAGCTTCTTAAAGAGAGTGACTGAGATAGAGGAGATAGCATCCGAGCATACGGGTGTAAAACAGGCTTACGCTATCAATGCAGGGCGTGAGGTAAGAGTCATAGTCAATGCCTCTTTGGTAAATGACGACGAATCTGTTTTGATGGCAAAAGAGATCGCCAAAGAGATAGAGGAGAAGGTTCAGTATCCGGGTGAGATAAAAGTCAATGTAATCAGAGAGAGCAGGGCTGTAGAGTTTGCAAAATAG
- a CDS encoding cytochrome c, translated as MQNRKFYAFGAMICCAIALFLFSGCSLKEQSSKPALKHMIQSEKLRILMRELDLVVYERQKSELERDKMRKRYVFTLADTLKKLSAEIENMPKGDLGSDLTPGDFDDYKRYAKNLNQDANELYLLAQNYEFELLTKKMEDIKTSCNSCHKQFRKNP; from the coding sequence TTGCAAAATAGAAAGTTTTACGCTTTTGGAGCTATGATCTGCTGTGCTATAGCACTTTTTCTCTTCAGCGGATGTTCTCTAAAAGAGCAGAGTAGCAAACCTGCTCTAAAACATATGATACAGAGCGAAAAACTTCGCATCTTGATGAGAGAACTTGACTTAGTGGTTTATGAGCGCCAAAAAAGCGAGCTTGAGAGAGACAAGATGCGTAAGAGGTATGTTTTTACCCTTGCAGATACGCTCAAAAAACTTTCGGCAGAAATTGAAAATATGCCAAAAGGTGATTTGGGCAGCGATTTGACACCTGGTGATTTTGATGATTATAAAAGATATGCAAAGAACCTCAATCAAGATGCAAATGAGTTGTACCTCTTGGCTCAAAATTATGAGTTTGAACTATTAACGAAAAAGATGGAAGATATAAAGACCTCATGTAACTCTTGTCATAAGCAGTTTAGGAAAAATCCCTAA
- a CDS encoding DcaP family trimeric outer membrane transporter, whose translation MTILRLFCSLLLFTTLLLGDIEDKNTTSGNILSKTIFSVGGRAHLSTIFTSDQSTYFAGKIALDSKEKGKDIYANARESRLWTKTRTPTEQGILRTTLEIDFLGTKDGKADKNDYYPRLRHAFVELGSFGFGQTNSTFNSVSALDTISYPMDDTFVRQFLLRYTYDKDMFAFDISLEDPKTTLLDSSSSKIITKDELLFDLILRSRYYPVWGEVGIAFLSRKITHNSSIYDTKDSKYGYGINLSGRLKTFAMDDIRFNLHYGEGSGRYVAYGAFSEGVIDSEGKISLTPVYGGHLGYRHWWSHDLRSTIAFSYIGADNNLDVLQTGLDKVTKESYGTQINLLWVPVKNLLTGIEYAWAKREVESRESGSTNFFNLVLRYDF comes from the coding sequence ATGACTATTTTACGTCTTTTTTGCTCTCTTCTTCTGTTTACTACGCTTCTCCTTGGAGATATTGAAGATAAAAACACGACATCCGGTAACATACTATCCAAGACGATTTTCAGCGTTGGCGGAAGAGCCCATCTAAGTACCATTTTTACCTCTGATCAATCAACATATTTTGCAGGAAAAATAGCCCTTGATAGTAAAGAAAAGGGCAAAGATATCTATGCAAATGCCCGCGAGAGCAGACTCTGGACAAAAACGAGAACTCCGACAGAGCAGGGCATACTGCGCACCACGCTGGAGATAGATTTTCTGGGCACGAAAGACGGCAAAGCCGATAAAAACGACTACTATCCCCGTCTAAGACACGCCTTTGTAGAGCTTGGGAGTTTTGGATTTGGTCAGACAAACTCTACTTTTAACTCCGTTTCGGCACTCGATACCATCTCCTACCCGATGGATGACACTTTTGTGCGTCAATTTCTTCTCCGATACACCTACGATAAAGACATGTTTGCATTTGACATCTCTCTGGAGGACCCTAAAACAACGCTTTTAGATAGTAGCAGCTCAAAGATCATAACAAAAGATGAGCTGCTTTTTGATCTAATTTTGCGTTCAAGATACTACCCAGTGTGGGGAGAGGTAGGCATTGCATTTTTATCGCGCAAGATTACCCATAACTCATCAATATATGATACCAAAGATTCCAAATACGGCTATGGAATCAACCTGTCAGGGCGACTTAAGACATTCGCAATGGATGATATCCGCTTTAATCTGCATTACGGAGAGGGGAGCGGGCGTTATGTAGCATACGGCGCTTTTAGCGAAGGAGTAATAGACTCAGAGGGAAAGATATCCCTTACCCCTGTTTATGGAGGACATCTTGGATATCGTCACTGGTGGAGCCATGATCTTCGCTCTACGATCGCTTTTTCTTACATCGGTGCCGATAACAACTTAGATGTTTTGCAAACGGGGCTTGATAAGGTCACAAAAGAGAGTTACGGCACACAGATAAATCTTCTTTGGGTACCTGTTAAAAATCTCTTAACTGGCATAGAGTACGCTTGGGCAAAGAGAGAGGTAGAGAGTAGGGAGAGCGGCAGTACAAACTTTTTTAATCTTGTATTGCGCTATGATTTTTAG